One window of Flavobacterium dauae genomic DNA carries:
- a CDS encoding TonB-dependent receptor has translation MKFNFLLTALCLSAVSMQAQNANEVPKDSITSEVLDEVLVQAVRANSKTPVAFSNLNKKDLAKRNLGQDIPVLMNFMPSVVTTTDAGNGVGYTGIRVRGSDGTRVNVTINGVPYNDAESHGSFWVNMPDFVSSVENLQLQRGVGTSTNGSGAFGASLNLLTDAYSYDANGEISNSVGSFNTRKHTVKFSTGLVNNTFELTGRLSNLYSDGYIDRASSKLNSYFLQGTFVNEGTLIKALVFGGNEKTYQAWNGLEESDITKYGRRFNTSGMYFDNDGKMQFYNNETDNYKQDHYQLHWSEKWNDYWNTNVALHYTKGFGYYENYKADEDLADYNITPVEVNGETKEKSDVIRRKYLDNQFYGVTFSAQYAKNNLELLFGGAANTYEGDHFGEVLWVRSQPQTKFPQEYYRDNSTKNDINGYVKATYAFDNRWILYGDLQLRNVSYKANGNDTGLVNDTFNFFNPKAGLTYKINPNNQTYFSYARAHREPNRTDYENGNPKPEKLNDFEIGWRYASEKLSLNVNGYYMLYKDQLVLTGALNDVGSAIRENSGDSYRLGLEIDGMWRFAKKWQINPSVTFSSNKNVDYKAQINGEMKNLGNTNISFSPNVIVGNALTFSPKNNFNISLLTKFVGEQFMGNTDSDYSKLDSYVTNDINIVYEMPLKKWFKSISFSVLANNIFNVKYISNGYYYTYDDDYSVPGSIITKEGAGYYPQAQFNILGGVSLKF, from the coding sequence TTACGTCAGAAGTTTTAGACGAAGTTTTGGTTCAAGCTGTTCGGGCAAACAGCAAAACACCTGTTGCATTTAGCAATCTCAACAAAAAAGATCTGGCAAAACGCAATCTTGGACAGGATATTCCTGTTTTAATGAACTTTATGCCATCGGTTGTAACAACCACCGATGCCGGAAACGGGGTAGGATACACGGGAATAAGAGTGCGTGGAAGCGATGGAACTCGTGTAAATGTAACTATTAATGGGGTTCCTTATAACGATGCCGAGTCACACGGAAGTTTCTGGGTAAATATGCCCGATTTTGTTTCAAGTGTTGAAAACCTGCAATTGCAACGCGGTGTTGGTACATCAACTAATGGATCCGGAGCGTTTGGAGCCAGTTTAAATTTATTGACCGATGCTTATTCTTATGATGCAAATGGTGAAATATCTAATTCCGTTGGAAGCTTCAATACAAGAAAACATACCGTGAAATTTTCAACCGGATTGGTCAATAACACTTTTGAATTAACCGGAAGGTTATCTAATCTTTATTCAGACGGTTATATTGATCGTGCCTCATCTAAATTAAATTCCTATTTTTTGCAGGGAACTTTTGTGAACGAAGGAACCTTGATAAAGGCTTTAGTTTTTGGTGGAAATGAGAAAACGTATCAAGCGTGGAATGGGTTAGAAGAGAGTGATATTACAAAGTACGGACGCCGTTTTAATACATCGGGAATGTATTTTGACAATGACGGAAAAATGCAGTTTTACAACAACGAAACCGATAATTACAAACAAGACCACTATCAGTTACATTGGAGCGAAAAGTGGAATGACTATTGGAATACCAATGTGGCTTTGCATTACACTAAAGGTTTTGGATATTATGAAAACTATAAAGCAGACGAAGATTTAGCAGATTACAATATTACTCCGGTTGAGGTAAATGGCGAAACCAAAGAAAAATCAGATGTAATTCGTAGAAAATACCTAGACAATCAGTTCTACGGTGTTACGTTCTCGGCACAATATGCGAAAAATAATTTGGAATTGTTGTTTGGCGGAGCGGCAAATACGTATGAAGGAGATCATTTTGGAGAGGTTTTATGGGTAAGATCGCAACCACAAACCAAATTTCCACAAGAATATTACCGTGATAATTCTACTAAAAATGATATAAACGGTTATGTAAAAGCGACTTATGCGTTTGATAACCGATGGATTTTGTACGGAGATTTACAATTGCGAAACGTGTCTTACAAAGCTAACGGCAACGATACAGGTTTGGTAAACGATACGTTTAATTTCTTTAATCCAAAAGCGGGATTAACATATAAAATCAACCCGAATAATCAGACTTATTTCTCGTATGCCCGTGCACATCGTGAACCGAACCGAACCGATTACGAAAACGGTAACCCAAAACCTGAAAAGCTAAACGATTTTGAAATAGGGTGGCGTTACGCGTCAGAAAAATTGTCATTAAATGTAAACGGATATTATATGTTGTACAAAGACCAGTTGGTTTTAACCGGAGCATTGAACGATGTGGGATCTGCCATTCGTGAAAACAGCGGTGACAGCTACCGTTTAGGTTTGGAAATTGACGGAATGTGGCGGTTTGCCAAAAAATGGCAAATTAATCCAAGTGTAACTTTTAGCTCTAATAAAAACGTAGATTATAAAGCACAAATTAATGGTGAAATGAAAAATTTAGGAAATACCAATATTTCGTTTTCACCAAATGTAATTGTTGGAAACGCTTTAACGTTCAGTCCAAAAAACAATTTCAATATTTCGTTGTTAACTAAATTTGTAGGTGAACAATTTATGGGCAACACCGATTCCGATTATTCAAAACTAGATTCGTATGTAACTAATGATATTAATATAGTTTATGAAATGCCTTTAAAAAAATGGTTTAAAAGCATTTCGTTTAGTGTATTGGCAAACAATATTTTTAATGTAAAATATATATCTAATGGATATTATTACACTTATGACGATGATTATTCGGTGCCGGGAAGTATTATAACTAAAGAAGGTGCCGGTTATTACCCACAAGCCCAGTTTAATATTTTAGGCGGTGTTTCGCTGAAGTTTTAA
- the greA gene encoding transcription elongation factor GreA — MSKVSYYTAEGLKKLRDEIEYLKGIERPKASQAIADARDKGDLSENAEYDAAKEAQGLLELKIAKMEEVLANARLIDESQLDTSKVLVLSTVRIKNQTNGMEIKYKLVAESEADLKAGKISVTSPIGKGLLGKSVGEIAEISVPNGTLKFEILEITRD, encoded by the coding sequence ATGAGTAAGGTATCATATTACACGGCAGAGGGATTAAAAAAATTAAGAGACGAAATTGAATATCTAAAAGGCATTGAACGTCCAAAAGCATCGCAGGCAATTGCAGATGCACGTGATAAAGGCGATTTATCTGAAAATGCAGAATACGATGCTGCTAAAGAAGCTCAAGGTTTATTAGAATTAAAAATTGCTAAAATGGAAGAAGTTTTGGCAAACGCCCGTTTAATTGATGAGTCGCAGTTAGATACATCGAAAGTATTGGTTCTTTCTACCGTTCGCATTAAAAACCAAACCAACGGAATGGAAATAAAATACAAATTGGTTGCAGAAAGTGAAGCCGATTTAAAGGCAGGGAAAATATCGGTAACATCTCCAATTGGTAAAGGTTTGTTGGGCAAGTCAGTTGGCGAGATTGCAGAAATAAGTGTGCCAAACGGTACGTTGAAATTTGAAATTTTAGAAATTACCAGAGATTAA